A genomic segment from Propioniciclava sp. MC1595 encodes:
- a CDS encoding ribokinase yields MRGIVVGGSINLDLILPCERIPRPGETLHAHARELAPGGKGANQAVAASRLGAPVAMVGAVGEDTFAEPALALLADAGVDLTHVRRVPGATGIAVVYVDDTGENSILIEGGANRSVDADAVGAAAALIQDADVVVLQGEIPRDGIEAAARLATGRLVVNLAPVIAVSPDVLRRADPLVVNEHEGSLALRMLGEHAHGDHAVVAALVDSGVPSVGMTRGAKGALVGGPEHTAEVRSPQVDVVDTTGAGDAFVGALATRLLAGDDLAAAAAFAARVGAFACTGRGAQPSYPRSTDALP; encoded by the coding sequence ATGCGAGGCATCGTCGTCGGCGGCTCCATCAACCTGGACCTCATCCTGCCCTGCGAGCGCATCCCGCGCCCGGGCGAGACCCTGCATGCGCACGCCCGCGAGCTGGCACCCGGCGGCAAGGGCGCCAACCAGGCCGTGGCGGCGTCCCGGCTCGGCGCGCCGGTCGCGATGGTGGGCGCGGTGGGCGAGGACACCTTCGCCGAGCCGGCGCTCGCCCTGCTCGCCGACGCGGGCGTCGACCTCACCCACGTGCGCCGGGTGCCGGGCGCGACCGGCATCGCCGTGGTGTACGTCGACGACACCGGCGAGAACTCGATCCTCATCGAGGGTGGCGCGAACCGCAGCGTCGACGCGGACGCCGTGGGCGCGGCCGCCGCCCTCATCCAGGACGCCGACGTGGTCGTCCTCCAGGGCGAGATCCCGCGCGACGGGATCGAGGCCGCCGCCCGGCTGGCCACCGGCCGGCTCGTCGTCAACCTCGCGCCGGTCATCGCCGTCTCCCCCGACGTGCTCCGCCGCGCCGACCCCCTGGTGGTCAACGAGCACGAGGGCAGCCTCGCGCTGCGCATGCTGGGCGAGCACGCGCACGGCGACCACGCGGTGGTGGCGGCGCTGGTCGACTCCGGCGTGCCCAGCGTCGGGATGACCCGGGGTGCGAAGGGGGCGCTGGTGGGGGGACCGGAGCACACGGCCGAGGTCCGTTCACCCCAGGTCGACGTGGTCGACACCACCGGCGCCGGGGACGCCTTCGTCGGCGCGCTCGCCACCCGCCTCCTGGCCGGCGACGACCTCGCCGCGGCCGCCGCGTTCGCCGCCCGCGTGGGCGCGTTCGCGTGCACGGGCCGGGGCGCGCAACCCTCCTACCCG
- the rraA gene encoding ribonuclease E activity regulator RraA, with protein MIATADIYDQHGEELASCSTQFRDFGGRRAFTGVVETLSVDRDNQLVKEILNTPGAGKVLVVDGQGSLESALMGDMIAAAAVANGWEGVIIHGAVRDSVALGEMDLGVKALGTNPRKSAKDGVGARGGVVSFGGADFAPGATVWADPDGILVTRA; from the coding sequence GTGATCGCCACCGCCGACATCTACGACCAGCACGGCGAGGAGCTCGCCTCGTGCAGCACGCAGTTCCGCGACTTCGGGGGCCGTCGGGCCTTCACCGGCGTCGTCGAGACCCTCTCGGTGGACCGGGACAACCAGCTCGTCAAGGAGATCCTGAACACGCCCGGTGCGGGCAAGGTGCTCGTCGTCGACGGGCAGGGCTCGCTCGAGTCCGCCCTGATGGGCGACATGATCGCCGCGGCCGCCGTCGCCAACGGGTGGGAGGGCGTGATCATCCACGGCGCGGTCCGCGACTCGGTGGCGTTGGGTGAGATGGACCTCGGCGTCAAGGCCCTCGGCACCAACCCGCGCAAGAGCGCCAAGGACGGCGTCGGAGCCCGCGGCGGGGTCGTCTCCTTCGGCGGGGCCGACTTCGCGCCCGGCGCGACCGTGTGGGCCGACCCCGACGGGATCCTGGTCACGCGCGCCTGA
- a CDS encoding FGGY-family carbohydrate kinase, with protein sequence MDGVYLGVDVGTSSTKGVLVDHAGTVIAQTSRQHRVDNPRPGQFEMDGAVWWDEFVSITGELLRSTGATVAAVGVSGMGPCVQLTDADNTPTTKSALYGVDMRATAEIDELDDELGAEAIFERTDTYLTTQAAGPKFRWFARHAPEAYERSTRFHMPASLLVAHLTGKYVLDRQSASQSTPLYDAATQEWHTPWAEAVAPGIDLPRLAWAGDEAGRITARAASETGLPEGIPVTVGTIDAWAEGLSVGATKPGDLMLMYGTTMFLVGNTTQRVRHPHMWGTTGLVAGQYNLAGGMATSGAITTWLRDLTGADYATLSAEAAASTPGANGLLMLPYFAGERTPIQDPDARGTIVGLTLAHTRGDLYRAALEATAFGVRHNVETYADAGVPIERVVAVGGGTTGSLWPQIMTDVIGRPQVLREKSVGASFGDAFLAARLLDDTLDIDAWNPAADTLEPRPGPYEELYALYGSLHEASRDTQQALAARQQ encoded by the coding sequence ATGGACGGGGTCTACCTCGGGGTTGATGTCGGCACGTCGAGCACGAAGGGCGTGCTGGTCGACCACGCGGGCACGGTGATCGCCCAGACCAGCCGCCAGCACCGGGTCGACAACCCGCGCCCGGGCCAGTTCGAGATGGACGGCGCCGTCTGGTGGGACGAGTTCGTCTCGATCACCGGCGAGCTCCTCCGCAGCACGGGCGCCACCGTCGCCGCGGTCGGTGTCTCGGGCATGGGCCCCTGCGTGCAGCTCACCGACGCCGACAACACCCCGACGACGAAGAGCGCCCTCTACGGCGTCGACATGCGCGCGACGGCCGAGATCGACGAGCTCGACGACGAACTCGGCGCCGAGGCCATCTTCGAGCGCACCGACACCTACCTGACCACGCAGGCGGCCGGCCCCAAGTTCCGCTGGTTCGCGCGACACGCCCCCGAGGCCTACGAGCGGTCCACCCGGTTCCACATGCCCGCCTCGCTGCTCGTGGCGCACCTCACCGGCAAGTACGTGCTCGACCGGCAGTCCGCCTCGCAGTCCACGCCGCTCTACGACGCCGCGACCCAGGAGTGGCACACCCCGTGGGCCGAGGCGGTCGCCCCCGGCATCGACCTCCCGCGCCTGGCCTGGGCCGGCGACGAGGCCGGCCGCATCACCGCACGGGCGGCGTCCGAGACGGGCCTGCCCGAGGGCATCCCGGTGACCGTGGGCACCATCGATGCGTGGGCCGAGGGGCTCTCGGTCGGCGCCACGAAGCCGGGCGACCTGATGCTCATGTACGGCACCACGATGTTCCTGGTCGGCAACACGACCCAGCGCGTGCGGCACCCCCACATGTGGGGCACCACCGGCCTCGTCGCCGGCCAGTACAACCTCGCCGGCGGCATGGCCACCTCGGGCGCGATCACCACGTGGTTGCGCGACCTCACCGGCGCCGACTACGCCACGCTCTCGGCCGAGGCCGCGGCGTCCACCCCCGGGGCCAACGGCCTGCTCATGCTGCCGTACTTCGCCGGCGAGCGGACGCCCATCCAGGACCCCGACGCCCGCGGCACCATCGTCGGGCTCACCCTCGCCCACACCCGCGGCGACCTCTACCGGGCGGCGCTGGAGGCGACGGCGTTCGGCGTCCGGCACAACGTGGAGACGTACGCCGACGCGGGCGTCCCGATCGAGCGCGTCGTCGCGGTCGGCGGCGGCACCACGGGCAGCCTGTGGCCGCAGATCATGACCGACGTGATCGGGCGCCCGCAGGTGCTGCGCGAGAAGTCGGTGGGCGCGTCGTTCGGGGACGCCTTCCTTGCGGCCCGCCTGCTCGACGACACCCTCGACATCGACGCCTGGAACCCGGCCGCCGACACCCTCGAGCCCCGACCCGGCCCCTACGAGGAGCTGTACGCGCTGTACGGCTCGCTGCACGAGGCCTCCCGCGACACCCAGCAGGCCCTGGCCGCGCGCCAGCAGTAG